From the genome of Campylobacter concisus, one region includes:
- a CDS encoding F0F1 ATP synthase subunit A, producing the protein MKDLFLFSNFLNSSHAFIYAFHFLLVALIVIIVAYIARSKMQLVPRGLQNIVEAYLEGVISMGRDTLGSEKLARKYLPLVATIGFIVFFSNVVGIIPGFESPTSSLNLTLVLALVVFVYYNFEGIRENGFFKYFGHFMGPNKFLAPIMFPVEVISHLSRVVSLSFRLFGNIKGDDLFLLAMLTLAPWFAPLPAFALLTLMAVLQTFIFMMLTYVYLAGAVAISEHEH; encoded by the coding sequence ATGAAAGATTTGTTTCTATTTTCAAATTTCCTAAATAGCTCCCACGCCTTTATCTATGCGTTTCACTTTCTGCTTGTAGCTTTGATTGTTATCATAGTTGCTTATATAGCAAGGAGTAAGATGCAGCTTGTACCAAGAGGTCTTCAAAATATAGTTGAAGCTTATTTGGAGGGTGTTATATCGATGGGAAGAGATACTTTAGGTAGTGAAAAACTAGCAAGGAAATATCTCCCACTTGTTGCAACTATCGGTTTTATCGTATTTTTTTCAAATGTTGTAGGTATTATTCCTGGATTTGAGTCACCAACATCAAGTCTAAATTTAACTCTAGTTTTGGCTTTAGTTGTATTTGTTTATTACAACTTTGAGGGCATTAGAGAAAATGGATTTTTCAAATACTTTGGGCACTTTATGGGGCCGAATAAATTTCTAGCTCCTATTATGTTTCCAGTTGAAGTCATCTCGCATCTTTCACGTGTAGTTTCGCTATCATTTCGTCTTTTTGGTAACATCAAAGGCGATGATTTGTTCTTACTTGCGATGCTTACACTTGCGCCTTGGTTTGCTCCACTTCCAGCTTTTGCGCTTCTAACGCTTATGGCTGTTTTGCAAACATTTATCTTTATGATGCTAACTTACGTTTATCTAGCTGGTGCCGTTGCTATTAGTGAGCACGAGCATTAA
- the gatB gene encoding Asp-tRNA(Asn)/Glu-tRNA(Gln) amidotransferase subunit GatB: protein MFEVVIGLEVHTQLNTKTKIFCSCSTSFGDEANTHVCPTCLALPGALPVLNKEAVKKAISFGTAINAKINKKSVFNRKNYFYPDLPKAYQISQFEIPIVEGGELIIDVNGTKKRIGVTRAHLEEDAGKNIHEETESLVDLNRAGTPLLEIVSEPDLRSSDEAVAYLKKLHSILRFLNISDANMQEGSFRCDANVSIRPKGDTKLYTRVEIKNLNSFKFIQKAIDYEVERQSAAWEDGKYDEEVYQETRLFDTTNLVTRSMRGKEDSAEYRYFPDPDLLPVEVSEQMYNEAIKIPELAEQKVARYVSELGVKESDALNLTQSVEMARYFEELIAAGIQPKLATTWLIVELLGRLNNGVTIETSPVNSTKMINLLKRIEDGTISGKAAKEVLDYLMENDADVDSVIEKLGLKQVSDDSAIIAIIDQILAANADKVEEYKNGKDKMFGFFVGQVMKEGKGAFNPGKVNELLKAKIG from the coding sequence ATGTTTGAAGTCGTTATAGGTTTAGAAGTTCACACTCAGCTTAATACAAAAACTAAAATTTTCTGCTCTTGCTCAACTAGCTTCGGAGACGAGGCGAATACTCACGTTTGTCCGACCTGCCTAGCGCTTCCTGGAGCGCTACCTGTGCTAAACAAAGAAGCTGTCAAAAAAGCAATTAGCTTTGGCACGGCGATAAACGCTAAGATAAATAAAAAATCAGTCTTTAATAGAAAAAACTACTTCTACCCAGACCTTCCAAAGGCATATCAAATTTCCCAGTTTGAGATCCCTATCGTAGAAGGTGGCGAGCTAATAATCGACGTAAATGGTACTAAAAAACGTATCGGTGTAACAAGAGCACACCTTGAAGAGGACGCTGGAAAGAACATCCATGAAGAAACCGAGAGTCTGGTTGATCTAAACAGAGCCGGCACGCCACTTCTTGAGATAGTTAGTGAGCCAGATCTTAGAAGCAGTGATGAGGCGGTGGCTTATCTTAAAAAATTGCACTCAATCCTTCGCTTTTTAAATATAAGTGATGCGAATATGCAAGAGGGTAGCTTTCGCTGCGATGCAAACGTCTCTATCCGTCCAAAAGGCGACACCAAACTTTATACAAGAGTCGAGATAAAAAACCTAAACTCATTTAAATTTATCCAAAAAGCGATCGATTACGAGGTGGAGCGCCAAAGTGCAGCGTGGGAGGATGGCAAATACGATGAAGAGGTCTATCAAGAGACAAGGCTATTTGACACGACAAATTTAGTGACAAGATCAATGCGTGGCAAAGAGGATAGTGCGGAGTATAGATACTTCCCTGATCCTGACTTGCTGCCTGTTGAAGTGTCAGAGCAGATGTATAACGAAGCGATAAAAATTCCAGAGCTTGCCGAGCAAAAGGTCGCAAGATATGTTAGCGAGCTAGGCGTAAAAGAGAGTGATGCACTAAATTTAACCCAAAGTGTTGAGATGGCTAGATATTTTGAAGAGCTGATCGCTGCTGGAATTCAACCAAAGCTTGCTACTACATGGCTCATAGTCGAGCTTCTTGGCCGCTTAAATAACGGCGTAACGATCGAGACTAGCCCAGTTAATAGTACCAAAATGATAAATTTACTAAAACGTATAGAAGATGGCACGATAAGCGGCAAGGCTGCAAAAGAGGTTCTGGACTACCTAATGGAAAATGATGCGGACGTCGATAGCGTCATCGAAAAGCTTGGTTTAAAACAAGTGAGCGACGACTCAGCTATCATCGCGATCATAGATCAAATTTTGGCTGCAAACGCCGACAAGGTCGAAGAGTATAAAAACGGCAAAGATAAGATGTTTGGATTCTTTGTCGGTCAGGTGATGAAAGAGGGCAAGGGTGCATTTAATCCAGGCAAGGTCAATGAGCTTTTAAAGGCTAAAATAGGCTAA
- a CDS encoding NAD(P)H-dependent glycerol-3-phosphate dehydrogenase translates to MSIAVIGAGKWGSALFHAFSENNECVISSRTPRDMPNFVRLEEALECEYLVCTIPTQATNLWLKQNYKNKGQKILVASKGIDTANLKFLNEIYEDFVDRENLAFLSGPTFAKEIMQKLPCALVVNSKNENLALKFASFFPSYMKAYTSDDVIGAEVCGAYKNVIAIAGGICDGLGLGNNARASLISRGLVEMARFGKFFGAKDETFMGLSGAGDLFLTASSILSRNYRVGLGIARHERLEKILNELGEVAEGVDTAKAISKIAKEKGIYVPIASEVENMLNGKDVFESVKSLLGRR, encoded by the coding sequence ATGAGCATAGCAGTCATCGGAGCTGGCAAGTGGGGCAGTGCGCTATTTCACGCTTTTAGTGAAAATAACGAGTGCGTCATCAGCTCAAGAACGCCAAGAGACATGCCAAATTTTGTAAGATTAGAAGAGGCTTTGGAGTGCGAATACCTAGTCTGCACAATCCCAACGCAAGCTACAAATTTATGGCTAAAGCAAAACTACAAAAACAAAGGTCAAAAGATCCTAGTCGCCAGCAAGGGCATAGACACGGCAAATCTCAAATTTCTAAATGAAATTTATGAAGACTTTGTTGATAGAGAAAATTTGGCCTTTCTTTCAGGGCCGACCTTTGCAAAAGAGATCATGCAAAAGCTACCTTGCGCTTTGGTGGTAAATTCTAAAAATGAAAATTTAGCTTTGAAATTTGCTTCATTTTTCCCAAGCTATATGAAAGCCTACACCTCAGATGACGTGATCGGCGCTGAAGTGTGTGGGGCGTATAAAAACGTGATCGCCATAGCTGGCGGCATCTGTGACGGCCTTGGTCTTGGTAACAACGCAAGAGCAAGCCTAATTTCACGTGGGCTTGTCGAGATGGCTAGATTTGGCAAATTTTTTGGCGCAAAAGATGAGACATTTATGGGGTTAAGCGGCGCAGGTGATCTTTTCTTGACTGCTTCATCGATACTCTCTCGCAACTACCGCGTAGGTCTTGGCATCGCAAGGCACGAGAGATTAGAAAAAATTTTAAATGAGCTTGGCGAAGTGGCTGAGGGCGTCGATACTGCAAAGGCTATTAGCAAGATCGCCAAAGAAAAGGGTATATATGTGCCGATCGCTAGCGAGGTTGAAAATATGCTAAATGGCAAAGACGTTTTTGAGAGTGTCAAATCGCTTTTGGGAAGAAGATGA
- a CDS encoding glycoside hydrolase family 3 N-terminal domain-containing protein → MRALKFILFVSIFALELNGAEVSLRAKVSQMIMVGFNGASTKDAAFRAMLSDAGYERFGGVMLLGRNVTSKAQLKASIKAIKEKSPKIFIAIDEEGGNVSRMKDKSFDGPYPSAYEVASTLDIKSAYDLYSKMAINLKECGINLNFAPVVDLHDENSPIIAAKQRAFSEYASKVVIYADAFMDAFKEQGILTTLKHFPGHGSSKEDSHKNKSEVTLSKDALLPYKDAISTGRAQIIMVGHLFVKGIDEDNPATLSKKIITDLLRNELKFNGVVISDDMLMKGVGDEALAQKVVKFINAGGDILLFSEFKINNQRTADLVAQIIVDAVNEKKISKERIDASYKRIMALKAKL, encoded by the coding sequence ATGAGAGCTTTAAAATTTATACTTTTTGTGTCCATTTTTGCTCTGGAGCTTAATGGCGCAGAAGTGAGCCTAAGAGCTAAGGTCTCGCAGATGATAATGGTTGGCTTTAATGGAGCTAGCACAAAGGACGCTGCGTTTCGTGCGATGCTAAGCGATGCTGGATATGAGAGGTTTGGCGGTGTGATGCTACTTGGCAGAAACGTGACTAGCAAAGCCCAGTTAAAAGCTAGCATAAAAGCTATCAAAGAGAAAAGTCCTAAAATTTTCATCGCTATCGACGAAGAGGGTGGCAACGTAAGCCGTATGAAGGATAAGAGCTTTGATGGCCCATATCCTAGCGCATACGAGGTCGCAAGCACGCTTGATATCAAAAGCGCATACGATCTCTACTCAAAAATGGCTATAAATTTAAAAGAGTGCGGCATAAATTTAAATTTCGCCCCAGTGGTCGATCTACATGACGAAAACTCGCCGATCATCGCTGCTAAGCAAAGGGCGTTTAGCGAGTATGCAAGCAAGGTTGTGATCTACGCTGATGCTTTTATGGACGCATTTAAAGAGCAGGGCATCCTAACAACACTTAAGCACTTCCCAGGACATGGCAGCTCAAAAGAGGACTCGCATAAAAATAAGAGCGAAGTCACGCTAAGTAAAGATGCGCTGCTACCATATAAAGACGCCATAAGCACTGGTAGAGCGCAGATCATCATGGTCGGGCACCTTTTTGTAAAAGGCATAGACGAGGATAACCCAGCCACACTTTCTAAAAAAATAATAACCGATCTCTTACGAAATGAGCTTAAATTTAATGGCGTGGTTATCAGCGATGATATGCTAATGAAAGGCGTTGGCGACGAAGCTTTAGCGCAAAAAGTGGTGAAATTTATAAACGCTGGTGGCGACATCTTGCTCTTTAGCGAGTTCAAGATAAATAACCAAAGAACGGCCGATCTAGTCGCTCAAATCATAGTCGATGCAGTAAACGAGAAAAAGATCAGCAAAGAGCGAATCGATGCTTCATATAAGAGGATAATGGCTCTAAAAGCGAAGCTTTAA